One part of the Aspergillus luchuensis IFO 4308 DNA, chromosome 5, nearly complete sequence genome encodes these proteins:
- a CDS encoding uncharacterized protein (COG:M;~EggNog:ENOG410PG3K;~InterPro:IPR003333,IPR029063;~PFAM:PF13649,PF08242,PF02353,PF08241,PF13489, PF13847;~go_process: GO:0008610 - lipid biosynthetic process [Evidence IEA]) encodes MVLTAITQSFQTYALRMVQDTLRRISAPVKLTDHVGEEEEVLYDDPTIADSEKTIVRVKDVNFWKRAFLDFDLGFAESYMFQEIECDNLSKIFDLYIQNRATLDSGGSPFHLIIRLAQWWRPKNNIENARSNIVSHYDTSNGLFTNFLSPDLNYSCAHFTSNAAETLQTAQRRKVHYMIKKARLQSTHHLLDIGCGWGDLIIEAARLTGCKATGITLSEEQKSLADERIREAGLQDRIRVLLCDYRNAPRPESGYYDRVISIGMFEHVGAEYMDQYFEVISQLLPPEDGVLVIDGVTKIQPFHETNPRVGEYIDRYVFPGGYLPTPNILFDSLHRGSKGSLEVTSVLSSGPHYGKTLLGWRDNFLANWEDIRSDFCSRHPEASAKDVEAYRRRWLYYFEYCEAGFRNRILGNYTICAVRAPEPVVGYENLDIVDA; translated from the exons ATGGTACTAACCGCTATCACCCAGTCGTTCCAAACCTATGCTCTTCGCATGGTACAAGACACCCTGCGGCGGATTTCAGCCCCAGTGAAATTGACCGACCAtgttggtgaagaggaggaagttctGTATGATGACCCGACGATCGCCGATTCTGAGAAAACAATTGTCCGCGTTAAAGATGTGAACTTTTGGAAGAGGGCATTTCTAGATTTCGATCTG GGATTTGCAGAATCCTACATGTTCCAAGAGATAGAATGTGATAACTTGTCCAAGATCTTCGAC CTATATATTCAAAACCGCGCCACGCTCGACTCGGGAGGCTCACCGttccacctcatcatccgcctAGCCCAATGGTGGCGACCGAAAAACAACATAGAAAATGCGCGCAGCAACATCGTTTCCCACTACGATACCTCGAACGGACTATTCACCAACTTCCTATCTCCCGACTTGAACTACTCCTGCGCACATTTCACTAGCAATGCAGCAGAAACCCTTCAAACAGCCCAGCGAAGAAAAGTCCACTACATGATCAAAAAGGCGCGGCTTCAGTCAACTCACCACTTATTGGACATTGGCTGCGGCTGGGGAGATCTGATCATTGAAGCAGCACGACTCACTGGCTGCAAAGCGACGGGAATAACTCTTTCCGAGGAACAGAAGAGCCTTGCCGATGAACGGATCCGCGAAGCAGGCCTGCAGGACCGCATTCGCGTCTTACTGTGCGATTATCGCAACGCACCCCGACCTGAGAGTGGATACTATGACCGAGTTATCTCGATCGGGATGTTCGAGCATGTCGGCGCTGAGTATATGGATCAGTACTTTGAAGTGATCTCGCAACTGTTGCCGCCGGAGGATGGTGTGTTGGTTATTGATGGGGTAACGAAGATACAACCA TTCCACGAAACAAACCCCCGAGTGGGCGAATATATCGACCGCTACGTCTTCCCAGGCGGATACCTCCCCACCCCGAATATTCTCTTCGATTCTCTACATCGCGGCAGCAAAGGATCATTGGAAGTGACTTCCGTGCTCAGTTCGGGCCCTCATTATGGGAAGACTTTACTTGGATGGAGGGACAACTTCCTGGCAAACTGGGAAGATATCCGATCAGACTTTTGCAGTCGGCACCCTGAGGCTTCGGCAAAGGATGTTGAGGCTTATCGACGACGCTGGCTG TATTACTTCGAGTACTGCGAAGCCGGGTTTCGTAATCGCATCTTGGGAAATTACACTATTTGCGCAGTTCGAGCCCCTGAGCCGGTTGTGGGGTATGAGAATTTGGACATTGTAGATGCTTAG
- a CDS encoding bifunctional terpene synthase/polyprenyl synthetase family protein (COG:H;~EggNog:ENOG410PWB1;~InterPro:IPR033749,IPR008949,IPR000092;~PFAM:PF19086,PF00348;~go_process: GO:0008299 - isoprenoid biosynthetic process [Evidence IEA]), translating into MSVLNDCPFQHSRPIEASELPEGYFHIIPSRVSSTPVDSGVIDRIKDDWSRALGKESTVPILDNKTLSSFLHVYPECAPIERGPVFEFATIVALWNNETDRSAAAEHQEIVNDLANRILTRSYGPNFLESRYKTNNLYYDAFTEILWQPGRQNYEQEIALKKFAAMLGTPTKPSLDKMTFDEYKEQRSRSSAGMFASLVIPMFHRLHISEDEQASVASLIKLGSLITGLASDYESFHVDFDKYATSDSLEFISNAMAVLMANYGYTEEEASDILKSVILFLERQFLIDYDDWKASPGSKSTDLRAYMALWVTSVGGACYAQAISPRYHGVKLKTTAEDRAQLTGRNNIRYKLHGYPPPASSQKPSNTPRKDVTILSAGDYRDILAPFQKAPAEQLCMAPYEYTRSTPGKKMMSKFIECLRTWFNLPDTSATVIDHVTDMIFQSTLMIDDIEDDSMLRRGKPAAHLVFGKSQTINSATYLFAKASRDLDQLQQDACKTAFLDELENLALGQALDLHWKLQKKCPTTREYLNMVDNKTGGLFRMALRVMEIESKTESCPELMHLITLMGRYYQIRDDYMNLTSDEYTETKGYCEDLSEGKLSFPLIHALQNSPAADIIRGLLFHRDNGQELSSEIKSYIINEMRKAGSLAYARNTAIQLFDAMMETLERVEAKLGPNERLKALLRLLKL; encoded by the exons ATGTCGGTCCTTAACGATTGTCCCTTCCAACACTCGCGACCCATCGAGGCTAGTGAGCTGCCGGAAGGCTATTTCCATATCATCCCTAGTCGCGTATCGTCAACCCCCGTTGACAGCGGCGTCATCGACCGGATAAAGGATGACTGGAGCCGAGCTTTAGGCAAGGAGTCGACTGTTCCCATTCTGGACAATAAAACCCTCTCTAGTTTCTTACATGTATACCCGGAATGTGCGCCAATCGAACGGGGCCCCGTGTTTGAATTCGCTACCATTGTTGCGTTGTGGAACA ATGAAACAGACAGATCTGCCGCTGCAGAG CACCAAGAAATTGTTAATGATCTTGCCAACCGAATTTTGACTAGATCCTACGGACCAAACTTTTTGGAAAGCAGGTATAAAACCAACAATCTGTACTATGATGCATTTACAGAAATACTCTGGCAGCCTGGGCGTCAGAATTATGAGCAAGAGATTGCCCTGAAAAAATTCGCAGCAATGCTGGGAACTCCGACGAAGCCCTCTTTAGACAAAATGACATTTGATGAATACAAAGAgcagagaagcagaagtagTGCCGGAAT GTTCGCTAGTTTGGTTATTCCTATGTTTCACCGCTTACATATCAGTGAGGATGAACAGGCCTCAGTGGCGTCACTCATTAAGCTTGGTAGCTTGATTACCGGGCTAGCTAGCGATTATGAAAGTTTTCATGTAGACTTTGACAAGTATGCTACAAGTGACAGCCTTGAGTTTATATCCAATGCCATGGCTGTCCTGATGGCCAACTATGGCtacacagaagaagaagcgagcGACATCCTAAAGAGTGTGATACTATTTCTTGAGCGACAGTTTCTTATTGATTACGATGATTGGAAAGCCTCTCCGGGCTCAAAGTCAACTGACCTGCGAGCCTACATGGCCCTCTGGGTCACAAGTGTTGGAGGGGCGTGTTATGCACAGGCCATCTCACCGAGATATCATGGAGTCAAGCTAAAAACAACCGCAGAGGACAGAGCACAGCTTACAGGTCGCAATAATATACGCTACAAACTCCATGGCTATCCTCCACCAGCTTCAAGCCAGAAACCTTCCAATACACCCAGAAAAGATGTTACGATTCTCTCAGCGGGAGATTACCGGGACATTCTAGCACCATTTCAGAAGGCACCAGCAGAGCAG CTATGTATGGCTCCGTACGAATACACAAGATCAACGCCcggaaagaagatgatgtcaAAGTTTATCGAATGTCTGCGGACTTGGTTCAATTTGCCAGACACTTCAGCCACTGTCATAGACCACGTCACAGATATGATCTTCCAATCCACTCTCAT GATCGACGACATCGAGGATGACTCCATGCTCCGTCGCGGAAAACCAGCTGCACATCTCGTATTTGGCAAGTCCCAGACTATCAACAGCGCAACCTACCTATTCGCGAAAGCGAGTCGTGATCTGGACCAGCTGCAACAAGATGCGTGCAAAACAGCCTTTCTCG ACGAACTGGAGAATCTTGCCCTCGGGCAAGCTCTCGATCTTCACTGGAAGCTTCAGAAAAAATGCCCAACAACCAGAGAATACCTTAATATGGTCGATAACAAAACCGGTGGGCTCTTCAGAATGGCATTACGCGTTATGGAGATTGAGTCGAAGACGGAGTCGTGCCCTGAACTCATGCACCTCATAACACTGATGGGGAGATACTACCAAATTCGAGATGACTACATGAATCTGACATCAGATGAG TATACTGAAACCAAAGGTTACTGCGAAGACCTCTCGGAGGGCAAACTCTCCTTCCCGCTGATTCATGCCTTGCAAAATAGCCCTGCGGCGGACATTATACGAGGCTTATTGTTTCATCGGGATAATGGCCAGGAGCTGTCGTCCGAAATAAAGagctatattattaatgaGATGAGAAAGGCTGGTAGTCTCGCATATGCTCGAAATACTGCAATTCAGCTGTTTGATGCAATGATGGAAACGCTGGAGCGAGTTGAGGCTAAACTCGGTCCGAATGAAAGGCTGAAGGCTTTATTGCGTTTGTTGAAGCTGtga
- a CDS encoding DODA-type extradiol aromatic ring-opening family dioxygenase (COG:S;~EggNog:ENOG410PMBR;~InterPro:IPR014436,IPR004183;~PFAM:PF02900;~go_function: GO:0008198 - ferrous iron binding [Evidence IEA];~go_function: GO:0008270 - zinc ion binding [Evidence IEA];~go_function: GO:0016491 - oxidoreductase activity [Evidence IEA];~go_function: GO:0016701 - oxidoreductase activity, acting on single donors with incorporation of molecular oxygen [Evidence IEA];~go_process: GO:0006725 - cellular aromatic compound metabolic process [Evidence IEA];~go_process: GO:0055114 - oxidation-reduction process [Evidence IEA]), with translation MRAVGDAKATAMSTMSDEKLPTYFIGHGGVSILFKPGYGPVQQDLREIGKEIKALKPEAIVVTCGHFQGESDVIEVNLKEPTKVWHDLGPSWHTTFPHVFEYQYEHKSSRDLGEKVLKHLLDQGIKAAGVERDLDHGIWVPFKLMFPEGEDELDIPILQISTYAGNDLDAHVRLGEALSSLPGRILLIGSGMIVHNLRATREGTTDTTVARSIEQAALKALSAPDPRERNAQFLAFQKREDWLDAHPTEEHVLPLYMTLGVGRDWSEYKVWNQDRYIIGQSYLSFRLGKLPSTVEGLSGRL, from the exons ATGCGCGCCGTCGGGGACGCCAAAGCAACAGCAATGTCCACCATGTCGGATGAGAAACTCCCCACATACTTTATCGGCCACG GCGGAGTCAGCATCCTCTTCAAACCCGGCTATGGACCCGTTCAACAAGATCTCCGCGAGATCGGCAAGGAAATCAAGGCTCTGAAACCGGAAGCAATTGTCGTCACTTGCGGTCATTTTCAAGGCGAAAGTGATGTTATTGAAG TGAACCTCAAAGAACCCACCAAGGTGTGGCATGACTTGGGTCCTTCCTGGCACACGACATTCCCACACGTCTTCGAGTATCAATACGAGCATAAGTCGTCTAGAGACCTAGGAGAGAAAGTATTGAAGCATCTCCTCGATCAAGGGATTAAAGCGGCGGGAGTGGAACGCGATCTTGACCACGGAAT ATGGGTACCCTTCAAACTCATGTTCCCTGAAGGAGAGGACGAACTGGATATCCCCATCCTGCAGATCTCCACATACGCAGGAAACGATCTGGATGCACACGTCCGCCTGGGCGAGGCACTTTCGTCATT ACCCGGTCGCATTCTCCTCATTGGATCAGGTATGATCGTTCACAACCTTCGAGCTACCCGCGAAGGAACGACCGACACAACAGTGGCTAGATCAATAGAACAAGCGGCTTTGAAAGCCTTGTCTGCCCCGGACCCCAGAGAGAGAAACGCGCAGTTTCTAGCATTTCAAAAGCGTGAGGATTGGTTGGACGCTCACCCTACAGAAGAACATGTTTTACCGTTATATATGACTCTGGGCGTCGGGCGCGATTGGTCGGAATATAAGGTGTGGAATCAGGACCGGTATATTATAGGACAGTCGTACCTGTCGTTCCGTCTTGGGAAGCTGCCTTCAACGGTTGAGGGTTTAAGTGGGCGTTTGTGA
- a CDS encoding putative exo-polygalacturonase (CAZy:GH28;~COG:S;~EggNog:ENOG410PK5D;~InterPro:IPR000743,IPR012334,IPR011050;~PFAM:PF00295;~go_function: GO:0004650 - polygalacturonase activity [Evidence IEA];~go_process: GO:0005975 - carbohydrate metabolic process [Evidence IEA]), which yields MNTTWLDDVEIDLQGTLLWSTNISYWLNHSLPVGYQNQSTAWILGGKDIVFEGHGYGTFNGSGPTWYKYVGSKSNYPRRPNQLTVSGATGAVFKGLRFVQSQMWTMSIIYTSDSVFDSIYVNNLYDDGDSAQNTDGANTIYSNNITFTNWEVVNGDDSISTKANSTDITIANSKFTSGLGIAIGSIGQYNGAFETVKGLKISNITYDKTTHAVYFKTWTGDQVGYPPNGGGGGLGYASDIVATNLKTNNLKGAPFTISQCTTFSGASGNCTNSKFQIRDLVFTDISGTVDSAEVASFQCSAVAPCEDITIENVSLRIAGNTTLADEYLCGNVEGAVGWNCTGEVCVGSSATGGC from the exons ATGAACACAACATGGCTAGATGATGTTGAGATTGACCTTCAAGGTACACTCTTG TGGAGCACTAACATATCCTACTGGCTGAACCACTCCCTTCCTGTCGGTTACCAGAATCAATCCACTGCTTGGATCCTGGGCGGGAAAGACATTGTCTTTGAAGGACATGGATATGGAACCTTCAATGGAAGCGGACCGACCTGGTATAAATATGTTGGATCGAAATCGAATTACCCACGGCGACCCAACCAGTTGACGGTTTCGGGAGCAACGGGAGCAGTGTTCAAGGGGTTGCGATTCGTGCAGAGTCAGATGTG GACCATGTCTATCATCTACACCTCGGACTCAGTGTTCGACTCCATCTACGTGAACAATTTGTACGATGACGGTGATTCGGCGC AAAACACGGATGGCGCAAATACCATCtacagcaacaacatcacattCACCAACTGGGAAGTTGTCAACGGTGATGACAGTATCAGCACGAAAGCCAACTCCACCGACATCACGATCGCTAACTCGAAATTCACGAGCGGCCTCGGCATTGCAATCGGGAGCATCGGTCAATACAACGGTGCTTTTGAGACCGTCAAGGGCCTCAAAATCTCAAACATCACATACGACAAGACCACCCATGCCGTGTACTTCAAGACTTGGACGGGAGATCAGGTCGGCTATCCGCCTAATGGAGGGGGCGGCGGTTTGGGAT ATGCCTCCGACATTGTCGCAACCAACTTGAAAACCAACAACCTGAAAGGCGCTCCGTTTACAATCTCTCAGTGCACAACCTTCTCTGGCGCCTCAGGGAACTGCACCAATTCCAAGTTTCAGATCCGCGACCTTGTCTTCACCGATATTTCGGGTACGGTCGATTCAGCGGAGGTTGCAAGTTTCCAGTGTAGTGCTGTTGCTCCGTGCGAAGATATTACTATCGAGAATGTGAGTTTGCGGATCGCGGGAAATACGACTCTTGCAGATGAGTATCTGTGTGGAAATGTGGAGGGAGCCGTTGGGTGGAATTGCACTGGGGAGGTGTGTGTTGGGTCAAGTGCTACTGGGGGATGTTAG
- a CDS encoding FAD-dependent oxidoreductase (COG:S;~EggNog:ENOG410QEIG;~InterPro:IPR036188,IPR002938;~TransMembrane:1 (i20-42o);~go_function: GO:0071949 - FAD binding [Evidence IEA]): protein MKRKLFIFKRGNAGQIDPQLYPGIITMEPVLIVGAGIVGLTLGQALQKANIPFRIYERDASPDARGQGWAITLHWALEYIQQMLPEDTLRAIQEVQVDPQVAKNDNGNFLFIDLATGEPKFKIPPSTRWRVNREKMRQALLRGIEQHVSWNSQVVDVDVKSDSTAAPCLVLADGTRVSGRFVIGVEGSRSLVRRVLRPDAYSNSVLPIRFTGVAVDLSPQEIKPLRSMDPLLFQGCHPSTGVFFWFSMLETPDRNGTRGTPDEHYRAQICMSWPVKSGVDEVAATDAERLENMKRRSVGFVPFLRSVVEGIPKGTPVVEIKLADWECLDWDNCDGRITLAGDAAHAMTMYRGEAANHGLLDAFNLFQALKKVYSGEKGAKDALDEYEAEMRSRTRRAVRLSRQACHDAHAWEQLNEHSAILTKRAVTGEAERL from the exons ATGAAGCggaaattatttattttcaaGCGAGGAAATGCCGGTCAGATAGATCCTCAACTATATCCCGGAATCATCACCATGGAACCCGTTCTCATTGTAGGTGCCGGCATTGTCGGACTGACTCTCGGTCAAGCTCTTCAGAAG GCCAACATCCCCTTCCGCATTTACGAGCGTGATGCGTCACCGGATGCCCGCGGCCAAGGCTGGGCCATTACATTGCATTGGGCCCTAGAGTACATTCAACAGATGTTGCCCGAGGACACATTACGAGCTATCCAGGAGGTACAGGTGGACCCTCAAGTGGCCAAGAACGACAATGGgaattttcttttcattgACCTTGCGACTGGCGAGCCCAAGTTCAAGATCCCCCCAAGTACCCGCTGGCGGGTCAATCGGGAGAAGATGCGCCAAGCCCTGCTTCGGGGAATCGAACAGCATGTTAGTTGGAATTCGCAGGtggttgatgtggatgtgaaAAGTGACTCTACTGCTGCTCCGTGTCTGGTCCTGGCAGATGGCACCCGCGTGTCGGGAAGATTCGTTATCGGCGTCGAAGGAAGTCGATCGTTGGTGAGACGAGTCCTGCGACCTGATGCATACAGCAACTCTGTACTTCCCATCAGGTTTACCGGGGTAGCAGTAGATTTGTCCCCTCAGGAGATTAAGCCGCTGCGATCAATGGATCCCTTGCTATTCCAAGGTTGTCATCCCAGCACGGGCgtgttcttctggttctccaTGCTCGAGACTCCTGACAGGAATGGCACTCGGGGAACACCTGATGAGCATTATCGGGCCCAGATATGTATGTCATGGCCGGTGAAAAGTGGGGTAGACGAAGTGGCTGCCACCGATGCTGAGCGGTTGGAGAATATGAAGCGACGCTCAGTGGGATTCGTGCCGTTTCTGCGTTCGGTTGTGGAAGGCATCCCGAAAGGAACCCCGGTAGTGGAAATTAAACTGGCGGATTGGGAATGTTTGGATTGGGACAACTGTGATGGTCGAATCACTCTGGCTGGAGACGCAGCCCACGCTATGACAATGT ATCGGGGAGAAGCTGCGAATCATGGGCTGTTGGACGCCTTTAATCTCTTTCAGGCGCTGAAGAAAGTGTACTCGGGCGAGAAAGGGGCCAAGGATGCGTTGGATGAGTATGAGGCAGAAATGCGGTCGCGCACGAGACGCGCCGTTCGGCTGAGTCGACAAGCCTGCCATGATGCCCACGCTTGGGAACAGCTGAATGAAcactcggccatcttgactAAAAGGGCTGTCACCGGCGAGGCTGAGCGTTTATAG
- a CDS encoding alpha/beta hydrolase (CAZy:CE10;~COG:V;~EggNog:ENOG410PJWW;~InterPro:IPR029058,IPR013094;~MEROPS:MER0034665;~PFAM:PF07859;~go_function: GO:0016787 - hydrolase activity [Evidence IEA]), translating to MSHEALNPIHPSVLPHLDPTFIELYNKHVANTPSGPIDLAVLRSKYSVLYSYGTGPAPEPARVYDATIPGHNGDLIPCRVYEPNSPGPWPVHIDFHGGGWGLGDLDTESHICKHIAVKAKVAVVDIAYRLVPEHAFPIGIQDSFAALQHLSSPAGRTQFPNLDTTRISLGGVSAGGNIALILAHLARDYQIPLRLVAVGTPVIDDISRYTTAHDSPFPSMQEMEHAPTLNWARLKWFDQLKWRSLSSEDEDIRQKQLAEVKWYANALEAPDFTRLPRTVIYTAGCDPLRDEGEAYARKLVEGGCEVTVRRFEGVPHPFMHMDKGEFSLPPPPSFSV from the exons ATGTCGCACGAAGCCCTCAACCCTATTCACCCGTCCGTGCTGCCGCATCTCGACCCTACCTTCATCGAACTCTATAATAAGCATGTAGCCAACACCCCCAGCGGGCCAATTGATCTCGCCGTCCTTCGATCCAAATATTCCGTTCTCTACTCCTACGGCACCGGTCCTGCGCCGGAGCCCGCTCGCGTATACGATGCCACTATCCCAGGCCACAATGGGGATTTAATCCCCTGCCGAGTCTACGAGCCCAACAGCCCGGGACCATGGCCCGTCCACATTGACTTTCACGGTGGTG GCTGGGGCCTCGGCGACTTGGACACCGAATCACACATCTGCAAACACATCGCGGTCAAGGCCAAAGTCGCCGTGGTCGACATCGCCTACCGTCTAGTCCCGGAGCACGCCTTCCCCATCGGCATCCAAGATTCATTCGCAGCGCTCCAACACCTATCCTCACCGGCCGGCCGCACACAATTCCCAAACCTCGACACCACGCGGATTTCCCTCGGTGGCGTCTCCGCAGGAGGCAACATCGCCCTCATCCTCGCACACCTAGCCCGCGACTACCAAATCCCGCTCCGTCTGGTAGCGGTAGGGACACCCGTGATTGACGACATCTCCCGGTATACCACAGCGCACGACTCGCCCTTCCCCTCAAtgcaggagatggagcacGCGCCGACTCTGAACTGGGCGCGGTTGAAATGGTTTGATCAGCTGAAGTGGCGCAGTCTCAGcagcgaggacgaagatatACGTCAGAAGCAATTGGCTGAGGTAAAGTGGTATGCTAATGCGCTGGAGGCGCCGGATTTTACTCGTTTGCCGCGCACGGTTATCTATACGGCTGGGTGTGATCCGCTGcgtgatgagggtgaggcgTATGCAAGGAAGTTGGTCGAGGGTGGGTGTGAGGTTACCGTGAGACGGTTTGAGGGCGTTCCTCATCCGTTTATGCATATGGATAAAGGTGAGTTTAgcctccccccacccccctctttttctgtttAG
- a CDS encoding Zn(II)2Cys6 transcription factor (COG:S;~EggNog:ENOG410PUUJ;~InterPro:IPR036864,IPR021858,IPR001138;~go_function: GO:0000981 - DNA-binding transcription factor activity, RNA polymerase II-specific [Evidence IEA];~go_function: GO:0008270 - zinc ion binding [Evidence IEA];~go_process: GO:0006355 - regulation of transcription, DNA-templated [Evidence IEA]): protein MRIGRGCERCRVRHIRCTTRAGASACNACTRLGRVCRLDPPFRFKAVRHVYQKSNGIASKFELAWDPCQTWVNLPQSLKFVQESSDESDEGNTTDAQPDAQDNGSHQDASDEVQRDISDQISIFNHLPFPEVLYSQDENIRHPHVDSSPPVGSPVFNDPPIVASSAGLSPSLLNVVSPLASASTWTSSASPLSSVSPRPSGSPPLSSREAHLLRLFIQKIAPWADICDLRSHFSTEVPRRALQVPMVLKAVLCLAARHDAIMSNASDWEASEYHGQCLELLISALALPEETYDDNLLITVVTLRIYEELERATDEKCHLFGSNRLLNTMSKSASSGGLAEAVSWQFLRQAIYASLVQHQPMQLDLANYELSSVFQRRDDASYANVIIFLCAKIIQSCWGSHCSFVDEGEWQHLSESVEQWHRGRPISWQPLQYKDSDPAENRPFPELWMMSPSAVVGLQYYHAACILLTSSHRHWNVSSDYELARLRRTEERTIASHLVRTIGLSMSNETVENAYFMACHLLHRYGYCLRHPSEKQGSLQFLRRVEKAVGWRTNWMIQELEAQWGELAEMDRWD from the exons ATGAGAATCGGACGAGGATGTGAACGTTGTCGGGTTCGTCATATTCGATGCACCACTCGCGCGGGCGCCTCGGCTTGTAATGCCTGTACTCGTTTGGGACGGGTCTGTCGCTTGGATCCGCCGTTTCGTTTCAAAGCCGTCCGACATGTATACCAGAAGAGTAATGGCATAGCCTCTAAGTTTGAGTTAGCCTGGGATCCGTGTCAGACATGGGTTAATCTCCCTCAGTCAT TAAAGTTTGTGCAGGAATCGTCCGATGAGTCGGACGAGGGCAACACCACCGATGCTCAACCTGATGCCCAGGATAACGGCAGTCATCAGGATGCTTCTGATGAGGTTCAGAGAGATATATCCGACcaaatatctatttttaatcaTTTGCCCTTTCCTGAAGTCCTTTATTCTCAGGATGAGAATATCCGCCATCCACATGTGGACTCAAGTCCCCCTGTGGGGTCTCCTGTCTTCAACGATCCCCCGATCGTTGCATCCTCTGCAGGCTtatctccttctcttttgaACGTTGTCTCGCCTTTGGCGTCTGCGAGTACATGGACGAGCTCGGCGTCACCGCTAAGCTCGGTGAGTCCCCGTCCGAGCGGCTCACCGCCGTTGAGCTCCCGTGAAGCCCATCTACTACGACTGTTCATCCAAAAGATTGCACCATGG GCCGACATATGCGATCTTCGCTCCCATTTCAGTACCGAAGTCCCTCGTCGAGCCTTGCAAGTCCCGATGGTGCTGAAAGCTGTGCTGTGCCTCGCAGCACGACACGATGCGATCATGTCCAACGCTAGCGACTGGGAGGCCTCCGAATATCACGGACAATGTCTAGAGCTTCTCATATCTGCTTTAGCGTTGCCAGAAGAGACATATGATGATAACCTGCTCATTACTGTGGTCACCCTGCGGATATATGAAGAGCTCGAGCGTGCAACAGATGAAAAGTGTCACTTGTTTGGGTCAAACAGGCTCCTAAATACTATGTCCAAGTCCGCTTCTTCTGGCGGTCTCGCCGAGGCGGTCAGTTGGCAATTCCTTCGCCAGGCAATCTACGCTTCCCTGGTGCAACATCAACCGATGCAACTGGATCTAGCCAACTACGAGCTCTCGTCTGTGTTCCAGCGCCGCGATGACGCTTCATATGCCAACGTTATTATCTTTTTGTGTGCGAAGATCATCCAGTCCTGCTGGGGATCACACTGCAGCTTTGTCGATGAGGGCGAGTGGCAGCACCTATCTGAAAGCGTGGAACAGTGGCATCGTGGGCGGCCAATCAGCTGGCAGCCGTTGCAATACAAGGATTCAGATCCAGCGGAAAATCGACCGTTCCCTGAGTTATGGATGATGTCTCCATCAGCAG TCGTCGGTCTACAATACTACCATGCAGCGTGTATCCTTCTTACCTCGTCCCACCGGCACTGGAATGTATCAAGCGATTACGAGCTGGCGCGGCTGCGACGAACAGAAGAG AGGACCATAGCATCCCATCTGGTCCGGACGATAGGACTTTCCATGTCAAACGAGACTGTGGAGAATGCATACTTTATGGCGTGCCACTTGTTACATCGAT ATGGATACTGCCTCCGCCACCCCTCTGAGAAACAAGGGTCCTTGCAGTTCCTCCGCCGGGTAGAAAAGGCGGTTGGGTGGCGAACGAACTGGATGATCCAGGAGCTTGAGGCTCAATGGGGAGAATTAGCCGAGATGGATCGATGGGATTGA